Sequence from the Lentilitoribacter sp. Alg239-R112 genome:
AGGTATTTGGATTAGGCATAATAAGTTACCCTACGATGGCAAAGGTGCATTGACCCAGTTACCACTTGCATCGTAGCTGATTGTTTCAACTTGGCTTTTTCCATCAAATACGACCTCTCCGACTTTGCCGAGATTAGCGGCGATAATCGTTCCAGTTTGTTGCGTATTAGCAAACCAAATCTGATAGCGGTCGATTGGAGTTAGTGTGGCAGTTCCAATGTCCATGCCGCTTTGGGTGTTTACGAAAATCGGATTTCCATCGCTGTCATTTAAAATTTCATGGGGGTTTGCCTGCAACTGGTTATCAATTGTAATAGATCCAGCAGCGCCGGAGCCAGTTGGTTTTCCGAATACTCCGATATCACTTAATGAAACAGTTTCGCCCAAATTCACAGTTACGGGGTCGCCGGATGCTCTAATTTTTACGCCCTTTTTGGAAGGAAGCGTGTTGGTGTAGTTGACCTCATAAGATGGAGTTGTGACTGTAAATGAATCATTTGGACCATAGGAAGGATTTCCAGATGTGGCTTTTGCGCCCTTCGATTGCCAAATGACAGTATAAACTCCATTGACTTTCTTCGCCAAAAATAGGCTGTAGTTATTTTTTTTCTGTGCAGCGAACTGCCCTGGATCAATTTGAACATTAATTGTTTCAGCGCTTTTAGTCATAATATAACTCCTTAGATTGTATTGAAATGCAGTACAATTAAAGAGTGTAGTAATTTGATGCTAAAAGATATTACTCCGATGGGGTATCGGTTACATCGTGCGTGGCAATGAATAATGCTAGTTCAGCAATGGAATGTATGTTCAATGCCTTATATATGTTGCGGCGGTGTTTGCGGACAGTCAGAGGGCTAATTGATAGGTCTCTTGCGATATGCTTACTGGTTTTGCCTGCCGTGACCGCTAGCGATATCTGTTGTTGGCGTGGACTGAGCCGATACCAGCTCGTTTTAAGTTTGGGTGTTTTACAACACTTTTCAGAGCGAGATTCACCGCATAGACCACAAGCTCTGCTGCATCGTGTAATTCAAGTTTAGATAGAATATTAGAACGATGTTTGCGAACTGTATAATATGTAATTCCCAAAGACTTAGCTATGCCTCTGGTATTTAGACCTCGCCCCAGTAGATTTAAAATCTCTACCTCCCGTCTTGTGAGTTTTTGGGCGGCTTCTTTAGTCAAGCTCTATAGGCCAATTTGAAAACATCTATTCTACCTTCATAAAACTAACCAATTTATTTCATTGATCTTTTACATGACGCGGC
This genomic interval carries:
- a CDS encoding LuxR C-terminal-related transcriptional regulator; the encoded protein is MTKEAAQKLTRREVEILNLLGRGLNTRGIAKSLGITYYTVRKHRSNILSKLELHDAAELVVYAVNLALKSVVKHPNLKRAGIGSVHANNRYR